One Dysidea avara chromosome 7, odDysAvar1.4, whole genome shotgun sequence genomic region harbors:
- the LOC136260597 gene encoding rRNA-processing protein UTP23 homolog — MKFKRYKHARKLISFYKMNYGVREPYQVLVDGTFCQAALKGKIYIKEQLPKYIGSSVQILTTRCAIEETRSIGDDLIGALLVAKRFQQRNCGHKHKCIPAADCFTSLIGNDNSNHYFVATQDVELRRKLRRIPGVPLLYINRNTIVLEGVSDTSRDQAKQIGVEKVQPTKYQQSVLDSLGSELAETTKKPKRKKIKGPNPLSCKKKSKITGPFAAKSPGIVGKGRKRRIRKCRQQAAYLLSKVPVPSSD; from the exons ATGAAGTTTAAGAGATACAAGCACGCAAGAAAGTTGATTTCTTTTTATAAGATGAACTATGGCGTACGGGAACCTTATCAAGTTCTAG TGGATGGCACATTTTGTCAAGCAGCCTTAAAGGGCAAGATTTATATCAAGGAGCAGTTACCTAAATACATTGGAAGTTCTGTGCAGATAC TAACAACCCGCTGTGCTATTGAAGAAACAAGGAGTATAGGTGATGATTTAATTGGTGCTCTACTGGTTGCTAAAAGATTTCAACAACGGAATTGTGGTCATAAACATAAATGTATCCCAGCAGCAGATTGTTTTACTTCACTAATTG GTAATGATAATTCAAATCATTACTTTGTTGCTACTCAAGATGTTGAGTTGCGTCGGAAGTTAAGAAGGATTCCTG GTGTGCCCCTTCTGTACATCAACCGTAACACTATAGTGCTGGAAGGTGTGTCAGATACTTCACGTGACCAAGCCAAACAG ATTGGTGTAGAGAAAGTTCAACCCACAAAATATCAGCAATCAGTTTTAGATTCTTTGGGTAGTGAATTGGCAGAGACAACAAAGAAACCAAAGAGGAAGAAGATAAAGGGACCTAATCCACTTTCATGCAAGAAAAAATCAAAAATTACAGGGCCATTTGCCGCTAAAAGCCCAGGAATTGTTGGGAAAGGTCGCAAAAGGAGAATTCGAAAATGCAGACAGCAAGCAGCTTATCTTCTTAGTAAAGTACCTGTCCCATCATCTGACTAA
- the LOC136260596 gene encoding cyclin-J-like protein — protein sequence MSQLRIRRVQDRRKGELCAVLVNLLAKNCSTVAICNIIFAAMKELVDVSAVLHYEDHNISLTIGSEVEITVQESENPPALEGTNTLEEDPTPVWPGGPPPWWENDYASEIYENLKKSENGFPDIGCESPNLYDRPNLVNYIYGVADVFETSIATKFLAVRLLDGYMDKHSVLTCRLKLTAIASFSIAVKFEDVDYDIPSIISLMEAGQLDKSFTLDDFITMERCLLEFYEWKISHPTPIHFIDFYLHFSALGENFYSFDYKAFHRLSYDLLNLSLQDTNFILFKPSLVAATAVLTARSLLGISPYWTDHMTAITGYCYQELETVATMMMKLFHDSQQQFSG from the exons ATGTCTCAGTTACGCATCAGACGCGTTCAAGATCGTCGAAAAGGAGAGTTGTGTGCAGTTCTTGTAAATTTGTTAGCAAAGAATTGTTCGACTGTAGCCATCTGCAACATAATATTCGCGGCTATGAAGGAACTCGTGGACGTATCTGCAGTTCTACACTACGAAGATCACAATATCTCGCTCACTATTGGATCAGAGGTGGAAATAACTGTGCAAGAATCTGAGAATCCTCCCGCCCTTGAAGGGACTAACACATTGGAAGAGGATCCAACTCCCGTGTGGCCTGGAGGTCCACCCCCATGGTGGGAAAATGACTATGCTAGCGAGATTTATGAGAATCTGAAGAAGAGTGAAAACGGATTTCCTGACATTGGATGTGAGTCACCAAATCTTTATGACAGGCCCAACCTGGTAAATTACATCTATGGTGTTGCTGATGTTTTTGAAACATCTATTGCCACCAAATTCCTGGCTGTCCGCCTTTTGGATGGATATATGGACAAGCATTCTGTACTGACATGCAGACTGAAGCTAACAGCAATTGCATCCTTTAGTATTGCAG TGAAATTTGAAGATGTGGACTATGATATACCATCTATAATATCTCTGATGGAAGCTGGACAGTTGGATAAATCATTCACCTTGGATGATTTTATTACAATGGAAAGATGTCTGCTTGAATTTTATGAATGGAAAATATCTCATCCGACTCCAATACACTTTATTGACTTCTATCTTCATTTCTCTGCTTTGGGTGAAAACTTCTACAGTTTTGATTACAAAGCATTCCATCGGCTGTCCTATGATCTTTTAAatttgtctctacaag ATACCAACTTCATATTGTTCAAGCCATCGCTTGTAGCAGCTACAGCAGTTTTGACAGCAAGAAGTTTACTGGGTATAAGTCCTTACTGGACTGACCACATGACAGCCATCACAGGATACTGCTATCAGGAACTAGAGACAGTGGCAACAATGATGATGAAATTGTTCCATGATAGTCAACAACAGTTTAGCGGTTGA
- the LOC136261559 gene encoding uncharacterized protein isoform X1: MRMPRRLRLSVQPKNLFRKLRAQRSGYTVTISQSYPVSIALETVSVLKMSISKEVYMGTPAENLATLQHRLGVDSILPQGWFDVIADIDNGPLLISMIAAGDDAEHPTISRSLVVQQDFSWAVHIDGKKLTCNTPLLSTMPQLIVSVANIRDLTAYLNSCTVCCGNEDDKYAVLVEPRKGLFMNAPGTECVAYHDKAHNTIRCTNCGLLIPPGGGVRCSQCNNYRQILNRMALQAVQEGNDDKCHPESHTNYCKLTSSEKDERMQQLHQKNRLYKQQIERLKLRLEKAIEDRGSVVDDRLREDLLTIMKEKSSHISQTYPHDSFQRMFWDAQLRAANLKNSKNIKWDPLIIRWCLYLRHLSSSAYEMLRESGVITLPSQRTLRDYTYYTKAITGFSTDVDAQLMRAANPTTCKEWEKHVAILMDEMHIKEDLVYDKHTGAIIGFTNLGEVNSHLSAFENASKTDYSHHLPLANSMLVLLVRGLFTKLNFPYAQFPCTALTGDQMYEPLWEAISHLELCGLKVLCLTCDGLAANRRLFRLHDPTCKTYIYKTVNPYATDGRFLYFISDPPH, translated from the exons ATGAG GATGCCTCGTAGGCTTCGACTATCTGTCCAGCCAAAGAATTTATTTCGAAAACTAAGGGCTCAGAGATCTGGCTACACTGTTACTATCTCACAGTCGTATCCTGTAAGTATTGCACTGGAAACTGTTTCTGTCCTGAAGATGTCAATATCAAAAGAAGTGTATATGGGGACACCAGCAGAGAACCTTGCTACATTGCAGCATCGCTTGGGAGTGGATTCAATATTGCCACAAG GCTGGTTTGATGTGATAGCTGATATAGACAATGGGCCACTACTGATATCAATGATAGCTGCTGGTGATGATGCAGAACATCCCACAATATCCAGGAGTCTGGTGGTACAGCAAGACTTTTCCTGGGCTGTACACATTGATGGGAAAAAGCTTACCTGTAACACACCCCTGCTATCCACCATGCCACAATTAATTGTTTCTGTTGCAAATATTCGGGATTTAACAGCTTACCTTAACTcttgtactgtgtgttgtggCAATGAAGATGACAAGTATGCTGTTTTAGTTGAGCCTAGGAAAGGGTTGTTTATGAATGCACCAG gtactgaatgcgtaGCGTACCATGACAAGGCACACAATACTATACGCTGTACAAACTGTGGGTTGCTAATACCTCCAGGTGGTGGAGTAAGATGTTCCCAATGTAACAACTACAGACAAATTTTGAATCGCATGGCACTCCAAGCAGTCCAAGAAGGAAATGATGATAAGTGCCATCCAGAGAGCCATACTAACTATTGCAAACTGACATCATCAGAAAAAGATGAAAGGATGCAACAGTTACATCAGAAAAACAGACTGTATAAACAACAAATTGAACGATTAAAGCTGAGATTGGAAAAAGCAATAGAGGATAGAGGTAGTGTGGTCGATGATCGATTGCGTGAAGATCTTTTAACCATCATGAAAGAGAAGTCATCACATATTAGCCAGACCTATCCCCATGACAGCTTTCAGAGAATGTTTTGGGATGCACAGCTGAGGGCAGCTAATTTGAAGAACTCCAAGAACATTAAGTGGGATCCCCTGATAATCCGGTGGTGCTTGTACCTTCGTCATCTATCTAGTTCTGCATATGAGATGTTGAGAGAATCAGGTGTAATTACTTTACCATCTCAAAGAACCCTCAGGGATTATACATATTACACAAAAGCGATAACTGGATTCTCAACAGATGTGGATGCACAATTGATGCGAGCTGCCAATCCAACAACCTGTAAAGAGTGGGAGAAACATGTTGCCATTCTCATGGATGAGATGCACATCAAAGAAGATTTGGTGTATGACAAGCACACTG GGGCCATCATTGGTTTTACTAACCTGGGAGAGGTGAATTCCCACTTAAGCGCTTTTGAGAATGCCAGCAAAACAGATTATAGTCATCATCTTCCTTTAGCCAACTCGATGCTCGTGTTACTTGTTAGAGGCTTGTTCACCAAGCTAAATTTCCCTTATGCTCAATTTCCATGCACAGCGTTAACAGGAGACCAGATGTACGAGCCACTATGGGAGGCAATCAGTCATCTGGAGCTGTGTGGCTTAAAGGTGCTGTGTTTAACCTGTGATGGATTGGCAGCAAACAGACGATTGTTTCGCTTACATGACCCTACCTGCAAGACATACATCTATAAAACAGTAAACCCATATGCAACCGATGGACGCTTCTTGTATTTTATATCTGATCCACCTCACTGA
- the LOC136261559 gene encoding uncharacterized protein isoform X2: protein MRMPRRLRLSVQPKNLFRKLRAQRSGYTVTISQSYPVSIALETVSVLKMSISKEVYMGTPAENLATLQHRLGVDSILPQADIDNGPLLISMIAAGDDAEHPTISRSLVVQQDFSWAVHIDGKKLTCNTPLLSTMPQLIVSVANIRDLTAYLNSCTVCCGNEDDKYAVLVEPRKGLFMNAPGTECVAYHDKAHNTIRCTNCGLLIPPGGGVRCSQCNNYRQILNRMALQAVQEGNDDKCHPESHTNYCKLTSSEKDERMQQLHQKNRLYKQQIERLKLRLEKAIEDRGSVVDDRLREDLLTIMKEKSSHISQTYPHDSFQRMFWDAQLRAANLKNSKNIKWDPLIIRWCLYLRHLSSSAYEMLRESGVITLPSQRTLRDYTYYTKAITGFSTDVDAQLMRAANPTTCKEWEKHVAILMDEMHIKEDLVYDKHTGAIIGFTNLGEVNSHLSAFENASKTDYSHHLPLANSMLVLLVRGLFTKLNFPYAQFPCTALTGDQMYEPLWEAISHLELCGLKVLCLTCDGLAANRRLFRLHDPTCKTYIYKTVNPYATDGRFLYFISDPPH from the exons ATGAG GATGCCTCGTAGGCTTCGACTATCTGTCCAGCCAAAGAATTTATTTCGAAAACTAAGGGCTCAGAGATCTGGCTACACTGTTACTATCTCACAGTCGTATCCTGTAAGTATTGCACTGGAAACTGTTTCTGTCCTGAAGATGTCAATATCAAAAGAAGTGTATATGGGGACACCAGCAGAGAACCTTGCTACATTGCAGCATCGCTTGGGAGTGGATTCAATATTGCCACAAG CTGATATAGACAATGGGCCACTACTGATATCAATGATAGCTGCTGGTGATGATGCAGAACATCCCACAATATCCAGGAGTCTGGTGGTACAGCAAGACTTTTCCTGGGCTGTACACATTGATGGGAAAAAGCTTACCTGTAACACACCCCTGCTATCCACCATGCCACAATTAATTGTTTCTGTTGCAAATATTCGGGATTTAACAGCTTACCTTAACTcttgtactgtgtgttgtggCAATGAAGATGACAAGTATGCTGTTTTAGTTGAGCCTAGGAAAGGGTTGTTTATGAATGCACCAG gtactgaatgcgtaGCGTACCATGACAAGGCACACAATACTATACGCTGTACAAACTGTGGGTTGCTAATACCTCCAGGTGGTGGAGTAAGATGTTCCCAATGTAACAACTACAGACAAATTTTGAATCGCATGGCACTCCAAGCAGTCCAAGAAGGAAATGATGATAAGTGCCATCCAGAGAGCCATACTAACTATTGCAAACTGACATCATCAGAAAAAGATGAAAGGATGCAACAGTTACATCAGAAAAACAGACTGTATAAACAACAAATTGAACGATTAAAGCTGAGATTGGAAAAAGCAATAGAGGATAGAGGTAGTGTGGTCGATGATCGATTGCGTGAAGATCTTTTAACCATCATGAAAGAGAAGTCATCACATATTAGCCAGACCTATCCCCATGACAGCTTTCAGAGAATGTTTTGGGATGCACAGCTGAGGGCAGCTAATTTGAAGAACTCCAAGAACATTAAGTGGGATCCCCTGATAATCCGGTGGTGCTTGTACCTTCGTCATCTATCTAGTTCTGCATATGAGATGTTGAGAGAATCAGGTGTAATTACTTTACCATCTCAAAGAACCCTCAGGGATTATACATATTACACAAAAGCGATAACTGGATTCTCAACAGATGTGGATGCACAATTGATGCGAGCTGCCAATCCAACAACCTGTAAAGAGTGGGAGAAACATGTTGCCATTCTCATGGATGAGATGCACATCAAAGAAGATTTGGTGTATGACAAGCACACTG GGGCCATCATTGGTTTTACTAACCTGGGAGAGGTGAATTCCCACTTAAGCGCTTTTGAGAATGCCAGCAAAACAGATTATAGTCATCATCTTCCTTTAGCCAACTCGATGCTCGTGTTACTTGTTAGAGGCTTGTTCACCAAGCTAAATTTCCCTTATGCTCAATTTCCATGCACAGCGTTAACAGGAGACCAGATGTACGAGCCACTATGGGAGGCAATCAGTCATCTGGAGCTGTGTGGCTTAAAGGTGCTGTGTTTAACCTGTGATGGATTGGCAGCAAACAGACGATTGTTTCGCTTACATGACCCTACCTGCAAGACATACATCTATAAAACAGTAAACCCATATGCAACCGATGGACGCTTCTTGTATTTTATATCTGATCCACCTCACTGA
- the LOC136261505 gene encoding uncharacterized protein produces MNLAASFIILLLAFDVSPTLAAYGDLRINGGGSSGRLEFQGLNGRWGTVCDDGFNHDEADVACRQLGYRRASSVENTGDSSSSLPIAICYTSCDGDEDRLTECSLTLCSTFTSCSHSEDVEIFCTDLSVAATIGIVVGVLFVIVFFSVLFTVFCCCCIPGCPCYHKGRNFHTQRTILVAQQQQPQIVATSVTQTASTIPKEAPPPYNPNDAYQTPQEPSAPYPTTGPSYNYPPPDNGYTGYPSGAPYPSDAPYPPATAYPPEYAPGYPPPSADETTIPQYPVNY; encoded by the exons ATGAACTTGGCGGCGAGTTTCATCATTTTACTACTAGCGTTCGACGTGTCGCCCACTCTAGCAG ctTATGGTGATTTACGGATTAATGGTGGTGGAAGCTCTGGGAGGCTGGAGTTTCAAGGATTGAATGGCAGATGGGGGACCGTGTGTGATGATGGCTTTAACCACGATGAAGCAGATGTAGCGTGTAGGCAGTTAGGATATCGCAGAGCCAGTTCTGTCGAAAATACTGG tgaCAGTTCATCCAGTCTACCCATTGCTATTTGTTACACAAGCTGTGACGGAGATGAAGATAGACTGACAGAGTGTAGTCTTACATTGTGTAGTACATTTACTTCCTGTAGTCATAGTGAAGATGTTGAAATCTTTTGCA ctgacctCAGTGTTGCTGCTACTATTGGCATCGTGGTTGGAGTTCTCTTTGTTATTGTGTTTTTCAGTGTACTCTTTACAGTCTTTTGCTGCTGCTGTATCCCCGGCTGTCCGTGTTACCACAAGGGCCGCAATTTTCATACACAACGCACTATTTTGGTTGCTCAACAACAACAGCCACAAATTGTAGCTACCTCAGTCACCCAAACTGCATCTACAATTCCCAAAGAAGCACCTCCTCCATATAACCCAAATGATGCTTACCAAACTCCACAGGAACCTTCCGCTCCATATCCAACAACAGGGCCTTCGTATAATTACCCTCCTCCTGACAACGGCTACACTGGTTACCCATCAGGTGCTCCGTACCCTTCAGATGCTCCTTATCCACCAGCAACTGCCTACCCACCAGAATATGCTCCTGGATACCCACCACCTTCAGCTGATGAGACTACCATTCCACAATATCCAGTAAACTACTGA
- the LOC136259976 gene encoding uncharacterized protein, with translation MVDLRAFYDTIEGHIRGLLSLGITQESYGALLIPIIWGKLPAEARRNLAREQNNSNWSIDQLQETLLREIQILEQGAATTCPLDTPSMITASLHAGSRSADHHRNYRSDKGTSRPIKKITCVYCKGIHTTNSCNVVVNTEKRLEYIKREGLCFNCLGKHRVSQCTSHARCKKCNNKHHTSICNAVSTKPQQSMEDSSSKYTEAKSNQTPKETIPVAATIALSSATVNILFDEGAQHSFISKGLADTLQLTPLRQEQVSLASFGTDAMSSQYLDVASIRIVSNTGEMIPLSVLIVPKIAAPLQCISSSKLQELPYLREI, from the exons ATGGTTGATCTTAGAGCATTTTATGAcactattgagggtcacattAGAGGATTGCTTTCCTTGGGCATAACTCAGGAATCATATGGTGCTTTATTGATACCAATTATTTGGGGCAAACTACCAGCAGAGGCCAGACGTAATTTAGCAAGGGAACAAAACAATTCGAATTGGAGCATTGATCAGCTCCAAGAGACACTGCTAAGAGAGATTCAAATACTTGAGCAAGGAGCAGCCACTACCTGCCCACTTGATACACCATCAATGATTACAGCTTCCCTACATGCTGGTTCTAGAAGTGCTGACCACCACAGGAATTACAGATCAGATAAAGGTACCAGTAGGCCAATTAAGAAGATTACATGTGTCTATTGTAAGGGCATACACACTACAAATAGCTGTAATGTAGTTGTCAACACTGAGAAACGGTTAGAATACATAAAAAGGGAAGGACTCTGTTTCAACTGTTTGGGCAAACACAGAGTTAGCCAATGCACTTCTCATGCTCGCTGTAAGAAATGCAACAATAAACACCACACTAGCATCTGTAATGCTGTCAGTACAAAGCCACAACAGTCTATGGAGGATAGTTCAAGCAAGTATACTGAAGCAAAATCTAATCAAACGCCAAAGGAAACCATTCCTGTAGCAGCCACAATAGCTTTAA GCAGTGCTACTGTGAACATTCTATTTGATGAAGGTGCCCAACACTCCTTTATATCTAAAGGGTTAGCAGACACATTACAGTTAACACCTCTTCGACAAGAGCAAGTCTCTCTGGCTTCCTTTGGAACTGATGCCATGTCATCCCAGTATTTAGATGTGGCCTCCATTAGAATTGTCAGTAACACAGGTGAAATGATTCCACTGTCAGTGTTGATAGTTCCTAAGATTGCTGCCCCACTTCAGTGCATTTCAAGTTCAAAGTTACAAGAACTTCCTTACTTGAGAGAAATTTAA
- the LOC136259977 gene encoding uncharacterized protein, whose translation MRTYDQIIKEQEKRGFIERVAIDQTPFLGNGQAHYLPHHHIKKESSTTPNRIVYDCSCRMSSDYPSPNDCLEVGRPLINDLCSIILRFRIHKYGVSTDLEKAFLHVQLHHDDRDFTRFLWLSNPEDPESEFDTYRFKVVPFGATSSPFMLNATLRLHLKNQDFEITEDIGKNLYVGSIISGGAAEENVMQYFRKARAIMSEAKFNLRSWASNSPQLQAAVQEEKNADSNKIVNMLGLSWDLSTDRISFSPKPIDSTLDSGVTKRKVLQCSSRIFDPLGILSPVTIHAKLLMQELWEKNIDWDEPLEATMKDKWSSIVDSLQKASQVTISRQYFPLDNDSDKVQELHTFADASLKAYGAVVYIQYGSHTTFLIAKTRGCTT comes from the coding sequence ATGAGAACCTATGATCAAATCATCAAAGAACAAGAGAAAAGAGGGTTCATAGAAAGAGTAGCAATTGATCAGACACCTTTTCTGGGTAATGGTCAAGCACATTACTTACCTCACCACCACATAAAGAAAGAGTCTAGTACAACTCCGAATCGCATAGTCTATGACTGCAGTTGCAGAATGTCGAGTGATTATCCAAGTCCTAATGACTGCCTGGAAGTTGGACGCCCTTTGATCAATGATCTCTGCTCGATTATTTTACGTTTTCGTATCCACAAGTATGGAGTGTCTACAGATCTTGAAAAAGCTTTTTTACACGTACAACTCCATCATGATGACCGAGATTTTACCCGTTTCCTGTGGCTGTCAAATCCAGAGGACCCAGAATCAGAATTTGATACTTATCGTTTCAAGGTGGTGCCATTTGGAGCAACCAGTTCACCATTTATGTTGAATGCCACTCTTCGACTCCATCTCAAAAATCAAGACTTTGAAATAACTGAAGACATAGGAAAGAATCTCTACGTTGGCAGCATTATCTCAGGTGGTGCCGCTGAAGAGAATGTCATGCAATACTTCAGGAAAGCAAGAGCTATCATGTCAGAAGCAAAATTTAATTTGAGGAGTTGGGCTTCTAACAGCCCCCAACTACAAGCTGCTgtacaagaagaaaaaaatgctGACTCTAACAAGATAGTAAACATGCTAGGTTTAAGCTGGGATTTATCAACAGACAGAATAAGCTTTTCACCAAAGCCAATTGATTCTACTCTTGATTCAGGTGTTACCAAGAGGAAAGTTTTACAGTGCTCATCCAGAATCTTTGATCCACTGGGCATTCTCTCTCCAGTTACTATACATGCCAAGCTGTTAATGCAAGAACTCTGGGAGAAGAACATTGATTGGGATGAACCACTGGAAGCCACAATGAAGGACAAATGGAGTAGCATAGTAGACAGCTTACAGAAGGCAAGTCAAGTAACAATTTCACGACAGTACTTTCCCTTGGACAATGACTCTGACAAGGTTCAAGAGCTCCACACCTTTGCAGATGCCAGTCTCAAGGCATATGGAGCTGTGGTATACATTCAATATGGTAGTCACACAACATTTCTTATTGCAAAGACAAGGGGTTGCACCACTTAG
- the LOC136259978 gene encoding uncharacterized protein, with product MVRQSIVLHWIFSKKQLKLQFVSHRIQEITQTFPPTLWSYCPTGDNPADLLIRGTDSEALYDSLWMHGPSWLTKKSSWPQWKQNETEISHLQTEPTIDEVVNDKAMSVEQTGLHRIPSIYNYSSLTRLLRITAYLSRFIHNTKNPNARLTGILSTQEINNSLSKWVYNCQQTYFHQEVKHLQSNSRKKMSLVRQLRLFLDKDGFIRCSGRIHNTPLSGLSKFPYLLPTKHPLTTLIINMTHVNQLHGGVNSVITALRQRCWIPRTRQTVRNMVRKCAICRKVSGRPYSVPEAPPLPKSRTLCAAPFSVTGVDFTGALYITQEKNRKCTYVYSHVPTQELYTWKS from the coding sequence ATGGTCAGACAGTCAATTGTGCTGCATTGGATTTTCAGCAAGAAACAGTTGAAGTTACAATTTGTCTCACATCGCATCCAGGAAATCACTCAGACTTTCCCACCAACACTGTGGAGTTACTGTCCTACTGGAGATAATCCTGCTGACTTATTAATAAGAGGAACAGATAGTGAAGCGCTTTACGATTCTCTTTGGATGCACGGTCCATCTTGGCTTACCAAGAAATCAAGTTGGCCGCAGTGGAAACAGAATGAGACTGAAATATCACATTTGCAGACAGAGCCTACCATTGATGAGGTGGTCAATGATAAAGCAATGTCAGTTGAACAGACAGGCCTGCACAGGATTCCATCAATTTACAATTACAGTTCTTTGACAAGGCTGCTAAGAATAACTGCTTACCTTTCAAGATTTATTCACAACACTAAGAATCCCAATGCTCGCCTCACAGGAATACTTTCCACCCAAGAAATAAACAATTCTCTATCCAAGTGGGTTTACAACTGCCAACAGACTTACTTTCATCAAGAAGTCAAACATCTACAATCTAATTCTAGAAAGAAGATGTCACTTGTGAGACAGCTCCGTTTATTCCTGGACAAGGATGGCTTCATTCGATGCAGTGGAAGAATTCACAATACACCACTTAGTGGGTTGTCGAAATTTCCCTACCTTCTGCCAACAAAGCATCCACTAACAACCCTAATCATCAACATGACTCATGTCAACCAACTCCATGGTGGAGTAAACAGTGTTATCACAGCTCTGCGCCAAAGGTGTTGGATACCTAGAACTCGTCAGACGGTGAGGAATATGGTAAGGAAATGTGCAATTTGCCGAAAGGTTTCAGGAAGGCCATACTCTGTGCCAGAGGCACCTCCACTTCCCAAGTCACGCACATTGTGTGCTGCACCGTTTAGTGTAACGGGAGTAGATTTTACAGGAGCTTTGTACATAACACAGGAGAAGAACAGAAAGTGTACATATGTTTATTCACATGTGCCAACACAAGAGCTGTACACTTGGAAGTCGTAA